The Coccidioides posadasii str. Silveira chromosome 3, complete sequence genome contains a region encoding:
- a CDS encoding uncharacterized protein (EggNog:ENOG410PNDM~COG:K~BUSCO:12791at33183) produces the protein MSLSPPPTTLSLPASNSKKRPSLSSAVSSSSSQPSKRPRLHPLRQTSFPTSADTDPRVYAGATSARSEIDGASVTGSFTGSLTGSVDGVGAGRGRRKKGKKDRDDASGSVRAGTVDGKGAGSAKGGVGDEEGEEEDDDDLGDTELMERDDVAVDAEAEKKNLAILIDAFNPEQSERYDLFKRAKLNKPTLRKIVNQTLSQSVPPNVITTISGYTKIFIGEMVEKARTVQQQWADTTDAAALEAYEAEEEELTIQEESQAAEQVSDPSGQEKPKPTTSLPSPSIVKVEGPKEPVIKKEESQSFDGISVSAPPNSTQTTLQSTMSFNMSPATTATTVTTAPGETRHASRRRPFKLPPNPHRGPLLPSHLREAFRRYRRDGEGGGVGFTGLSMNGLSVRGAFTWSVRSGSGGRRLFR, from the exons ATGTCCCTCTCTCCGCCTCCCACTACTCTCAGCCTACCCGCTTCCAACTCCAAAAAGAGGCCTTCTCTCTCATCAGCAGTCTCGTCGTCTTCATCCCAGCCCTCCAAAAGGCCGCGTCTCCATCCACTCCGCCAAACCTCCTTTCCCACATCCGCAGATACAGATCCCCGCGTCTATGCTGGAGCCACAAGCGCCAGGTCAGAAATTGATGGCGCAAGTGTCACAGGCAGTTTTACCGGCTCTTTAACTGGGAGCGTGGATGGTGTCGGCGCTGGCCGgggaagaaggaaaaaaggcaaaaaggaCCGTGATGATGCATCTGGAAGCGTGCGCGCTGGTACCGTGGACGGGAAAGGAGCTGGGTCTGCAAAGGGAGGCGTTGGTGACgaggagggagaagaagaagatgatgatgatttGGGTGACACCGAACTAATGGAGCGCGATGATGTTGCCGTCGACGCTGAGgcggagaagaagaatcttgC CATCCTAATCGATGCCTTCAACCCTGAGCAGTCAGAGCGATACGATTTATTTAAGCGTGCGAAGTTAAACAAGCCTACTTTACGAAAAATTGTCAATCAAACCCTGTCGCAATCCGTCCCCCCAAATGTTATCACCACCATTAGCGGGTATACCAAGATATTTATAGGGGAGATGGTAGAAAAGGCAAGGACTGTCCAGCAACAATGGGCTGATACGACTGATGCAGCCGCCCTTGAAGCGTACGAAGCAGAGGAGGAAGAACTTACTATTCAGGAAGAATCACAAGCTGCAGAACAGGTTTCAGATCCTTCAGGACAGGAGAAACCTAAGCCAACAACCTCGCTGCCTTCGCCTTCAATCGTAAAGGTCGAAGGACCAAAAGAACCGGTGataaaaaaggaagaatCACAAAGCTTTGATGGGATTTCAGTCAGCGCTCCGCCAAATTCCACACAAACAACCCTCCAAAGTACCATGTCATTCAATATGTCACCTGCAACGACAGCTACTACTGTTACAACAGCGCCAGGGGAAACACGTCACGCCAGTCGCCGAAGACCTTTTAAACTACCTCCTAACCCACATCGTGGCCCTCTCCTCCCATCTCACTTGCGAGAAGCGTTCCGACGGTATCGGCGTGATGGCGAGGGAGGTGGGGTTGGCTTCACAGGTTTGAGCATGAACGGACTTTCTGTTCGTGGTGCATTTACTTGGAGTGTCAGAAGCGGCAGTGGTGGTAGGCGGCTGTTTAGGTGA
- the OXA1 gene encoding Mitochondrial inner membrane protein oxa1 (EggNog:ENOG410PGAM~COG:U~TransMembrane:5 (o150-172i225-242o262-286i306-322o328-345i)~BUSCO:7190at33183), which translates to MLVSAGARRSGAAAGAVIRSTLHRPLHSQRQFSSFIAARNSQSQWRRAARNNSAFRGRSQPSGYPSLISSPRFISSSSSAATVTSATPETPVDNGVQTIEALSDGSNPALDLSQVPAKLGYLKELGLDYGFGPSSLIETLLESIHIYAGLPWWGSTIAAAVFIRVALFKFNLNASDMSAKLRRMQPITKPLQERMLKAVREGNNLEGLKLKQEMAMIREQHGVKMWKTFVPMLQIPLGFGFFRVLRGMSSLPVPGLLSEQFLWLNDITLSDPFFILPLVTGGSMYFAIKRGGETGMDFANSPLGKFMLYGLPVISTTAMSFWPAVLQLYFASTSLLALIQAYLVTSPGFRKLAGVEPLPSKAKPVGPNEPGASGSSGRIRVIPTTARVVPEAQQNPEQQVYSPQKVSVIDRTLDNVKQGFRDVQKQVQEKMDEMAGDKTEKNPDGTPKAPPRLSKQELENAAAYEKRRREQLEMERELRNQSLREEYMRKKQNIQ; encoded by the exons ttctcttctttcatAGCGGCCCGGAATTCCCAGTCACAATGGCGGCGGGCTGCACGAAACAACTCTGCCTTCCGTGGACGGAGCCAACCGTCTGGTTACCCGTCTTTGATCTCTTCTCCTCGCTTcatctcttcctcttcctccgccGCGACCGTGACCAGTGCAACCCCAGAGACACCTGTAGATAACGGTGTTCAGACAATTGAGGCTTTATCGGACGGCAGTAATCCCGCGCTAGATCTTTCCCAGGTCCCAGCGAAACTAGGATATCTCAAAGAACTTGGGTTAGACTATGGCTTTGGGCCATCGTCATTGATCGAAACGTTACTTGAGTCCATACATATCTATGCTGGGTTACCGTGGTGGGGAAGTACGATTGCTGCAGCTGTATTTATCCGCGTTGCGCTTTTTAAATTCAATCTCAACGCCTCCGACATGTCTGCAAAGCTCCGACGGATGCAACCTATCACCAAACCCCTTCAGGAACGCATGTTGAAAGCTGTGCGGGAAGGAAATAATCTCGAAGGTTTGAAACTAAAACAGGAAATGGCTATGATACGTGAACAGCATGGCGTGAAGATGTGGAAAACCTTTGTTCCAATGTTACAAATCCCTCTGGGTTTTGGATTTTTTAGAGTTCTGCGAGGAATGTCCTCGTTGCCAGTACCAGGACTGCTGTCCGAGCAATTCCTGTGGCTTAACGATATAACGCTCTCCGATCCTTTTTTTATCCTCCCTTTGGTTACCGGGGGTTCAATGTACTTTGCTATCAAG CGCGGCGGCGAGACAGGCATGGACTTTGCCAATTCTCCGCTTGGAAAATTTATGTTATACGGGCTGCCCGTCATTTCGACCACTGCTATGAGTTTCTGGCCCGCTGTCCTACAGCTCTACTTCGCCAGCACCAGTTTGCTCGCTCTTATTCAAGCCTATCTGGTGACTTCTCCTGGTTTTCGTAAACTCGCTGGCGTTGAGCCTCTTCCGTCGAAAGCTAAACCCGTAGGTCCCAACGAACCTGGGGCTAGTGGGTCGTCTGGTCGAATTCGCGTTATCCCAACCACGGCACGGGTGGTGCCCGAGGCACAACAGAACCCTGAACAGCAGGTTTACTCGCCCCAGAAGGTCAGCGTTATCGATCGTACTCTCGATAACGTGAAGCAGGGGTTCCGTGACGTGCAGAAACAGGTGCAGGAAAAGATGGACGAAATGGCAGGCGACAAGACAGAGAAAAACCCCGACGGAACGCCAAAGGCACCGCCACGGCTCTCTAAACAGGAACTTGAGAATGCTGCGGCATACGAGAAGCGACGAAGGGAGCAACTTGAAATGGAGCGAGAATTGAGAAATCAGAGCCTGCGAGAAGAATATATgaggaagaagcagaacATACAGTGA